One window from the genome of Deinococcus sp. NW-56 encodes:
- a CDS encoding serine hydrolase, translating into MPTAQLDALVDEARATNTSALIVMRDGEVVVDEVIDGRGDRPIETMSVTKAVLSLVVGRAVTLGHLPGADVPVCEFFPEWQQGRKRDVTLRHLMTHTSGLQNELHTGKEIYPSSDFVQLALCAELDHDPGTYFAYNNKAANLICGLLERATGQRADDFARAELFGPLGMEEWEWVRDPAGNPHGLAGLRLHARDLARLGHLALDGAGGLISRRWLEESTRPATPAEPSIGLLWWMLPAWTRYSIGEAQIASLRRAGGTPQQVAALERCRCQGVERDRVLHLIGQVGLRPQEFPRDAEWLGTEQGPHVGFRHDGYRGQNLVVHREARLVAVRLIAWDHPQVDAPESAFSAFPDRILALASA; encoded by the coding sequence ATGCCCACAGCCCAGCTCGACGCCCTCGTGGACGAGGCCCGCGCCACGAACACCAGCGCCCTCATCGTGATGCGGGACGGTGAAGTGGTCGTAGACGAGGTGATAGACGGGCGCGGCGACCGTCCCATCGAGACGATGAGCGTGACCAAGGCCGTACTGAGCTTGGTCGTGGGCCGTGCGGTGACCCTGGGGCATCTGCCGGGGGCGGACGTGCCCGTGTGCGAGTTCTTCCCCGAATGGCAGCAGGGGCGCAAGCGGGACGTGACGCTGCGGCACCTGATGACGCACACGAGCGGCCTGCAAAATGAGTTGCATACGGGAAAGGAGATTTACCCCAGCTCCGACTTTGTACAGCTCGCGCTGTGTGCCGAGCTGGACCATGACCCTGGAACATACTTCGCCTACAACAACAAGGCCGCCAACCTGATTTGCGGTCTGCTGGAGCGGGCCACCGGGCAGAGGGCCGACGACTTCGCCCGTGCGGAACTGTTCGGGCCGCTGGGGATGGAGGAGTGGGAATGGGTGCGTGACCCGGCCGGAAATCCGCACGGTCTGGCGGGGCTGCGTCTCCATGCCCGCGACCTCGCGCGGCTGGGGCACCTGGCCCTGGACGGTGCAGGCGGCCTGATTTCGCGGCGGTGGCTGGAGGAAAGTACGCGGCCCGCCACGCCCGCCGAGCCGTCCATCGGCCTGCTGTGGTGGATGCTCCCTGCCTGGACGCGGTACAGCATCGGTGAGGCCCAGATCGCATCGCTCCGGCGGGCAGGCGGCACGCCGCAGCAGGTGGCGGCGCTGGAAAGGTGCCGCTGCCAGGGGGTAGAGCGGGACCGCGTCCTGCACCTGATCGGGCAAGTGGGCTTGCGGCCCCAGGAGTTTCCGAGGGACGCGGAGTGGCTGGGCACCGAACAAGGCCCGCACGTCGGTTTCCGGCACGACGGATACCGGGGACAGAACCTCGTCGTTCACCGTGAGGCGCGGCTGGTGGCGGTGCGTCTGATTGCCTGGGACCATCCGCAGGTGGACGCCCCCGAAAGCGCCTTCTCTGCTTTCCCCGACCGCATCCTCGCCCTCGCCTCCGCCTGA
- a CDS encoding MliC family protein, whose protein sequence is MRLVAAALLVLAIAPVAEAGGGPSTPGSSRTFHYTCGGGQKISATYATFGPGGPTFVVLNWGGREYGLAEALSASGARYASRAGPEGARGGLEWWEHQGEATLSTFVGINTGRTRALLTGCRTGR, encoded by the coding sequence ATGAGGCTGGTCGCGGCTGCCCTGCTGGTCCTCGCTATAGCCCCGGTTGCCGAAGCGGGGGGCGGCCCTTCCACGCCCGGCTCCTCCCGAACCTTCCACTACACCTGTGGCGGTGGGCAGAAGATCAGCGCCACCTACGCCACCTTCGGTCCGGGTGGCCCCACCTTCGTGGTGCTGAACTGGGGCGGGCGTGAATACGGCTTGGCCGAGGCTCTCAGTGCCAGCGGTGCCCGCTACGCCAGCCGGGCCGGGCCGGAGGGGGCACGCGGCGGCCTGGAGTGGTGGGAGCATCAGGGCGAGGCGACCCTGAGCACTTTTGTCGGGATAAACACGGGGCGTACGCGCGCGCTGCTGACGGGGTGCCGCACCGGCCGGTAA
- a CDS encoding ABC transporter substrate-binding protein has product MKRTILSLTALVLLGSAGAQQAKELRLGVFPNVTHAAGLVGVQRGLFQKELGGVKLVVKEFANGSQINEAFAAGAIDAAYVGPGPAMNAFMRGVPIQVYAGAANAGAVLVGRKDSGIRNVKALKGKKVAVPTRGSTQDISLRHLLHENGLKATDEGGNVTIVPIDPANMPAAFATKQVDAALVQEPWGAIMESQGAKLIANEKAIWEGGNYTTTVLVVNTKFASQNPEVVKDLLRGHLAAINFIGKSNAGAQKAIADQIQAFTGKRPNTAELFKALARTKVTWDINLKTLAEYAQLNKEAGFARDVPDLNKFVNLSVIRGLAK; this is encoded by the coding sequence GTGAAGCGGACGATTCTTTCTCTTACCGCCCTGGTGCTGCTGGGCAGCGCGGGCGCACAGCAGGCCAAGGAACTGCGCCTCGGGGTGTTCCCCAACGTGACCCATGCGGCCGGACTGGTCGGCGTTCAGCGCGGCCTCTTCCAGAAGGAACTTGGGGGCGTCAAGCTGGTCGTCAAGGAGTTCGCCAACGGCTCGCAGATCAACGAGGCGTTCGCGGCTGGCGCGATTGACGCGGCCTATGTCGGCCCCGGCCCGGCCATGAACGCCTTTATGCGCGGGGTGCCTATCCAGGTGTACGCGGGCGCCGCGAACGCGGGTGCGGTGCTGGTCGGGCGCAAGGACAGCGGCATCCGCAACGTCAAGGCGCTGAAGGGCAAGAAGGTCGCCGTGCCCACGCGCGGCTCGACCCAGGACATCAGCCTGCGGCACCTGCTGCACGAGAACGGCCTGAAGGCCACCGACGAGGGCGGCAACGTGACCATCGTGCCCATCGACCCGGCCAACATGCCCGCCGCCTTCGCCACCAAGCAGGTGGACGCCGCGCTGGTGCAGGAGCCCTGGGGCGCGATCATGGAGTCGCAGGGGGCCAAACTCATCGCCAACGAGAAGGCGATCTGGGAGGGAGGGAACTACACCACGACCGTCCTCGTCGTGAACACCAAGTTCGCCTCGCAGAACCCCGAAGTCGTCAAGGACCTGCTGCGCGGGCACCTCGCCGCGATCAATTTCATCGGGAAGAGCAACGCCGGGGCGCAGAAAGCCATCGCGGACCAGATTCAGGCCTTTACCGGCAAGCGGCCCAACACCGCCGAGCTGTTCAAGGCGCTGGCGCGGACCAAGGTGACCTGGGACATCAACCTCAAGACGCTGGCCGAGTACGCGCAGCTCAACAAGGAAGCGGGCTTCGCGCGGGACGTGCCCGACCTGAACAAGTTCGTGAACCTCAGCGTGATTCGCGGGCTGGCGAAGTAG
- the glgX gene encoding glycogen debranching protein GlgX, which translates to MTITDLPATQPALLRPGSPYPLGATWDGKGTNFALYSENATGVELCLFDEAGTETRVPLTEQTAFVWHGYLPGVGPGQRYGYRVHGEYAPEKGLRFNPNIVLLDPYAKALDGVEQHDRGILGYQGEDDLTMQTAEQRGAPLGIVIDPLFNWVGDVKPSVPFHQSVIYEAHVRGLTMTHPDVPEALRGTYAGVATEPVLRYLRDLGITAVEFLPVHQHVDDGFLLGKGLSNYWGYSTLNFFAPEVRYSAAARRGDPAGAVPEFKNMVRALHDAGIEVILDVVYNHTAEGNHMGPTMSFKGIDNPTYYRLVADNPRFYFDYTGTGNSLNVRHPQTLQLIMDSLRYWVTEMHVDGFRFDLASTLARGLHEVDQLSGFFTIIHQDPVISQVKLIAEPWDVGEGGYQVGNFPVNWAEWNGIYRDDMRAFWKGEGGLASEIGYRLTGSSDLYQRDGRKPYASINFVTAHDGFTLRDSVTYEQKHNEANGEGNADGHSHNLTWNCGVEGETDDPEVNRLRSQQQRNFLATLLLGQGTPMLLGGDEIGRTQKGNNNAYCQDNEISWYDWQNIDADLLAFTRRLIRLRKAHPALHRRKFFSGRTIRGEDVRDIVWLRFDGAEMSDEDWNNPQTQSLGMFLDGDGLDDVDAEGRPLKDDDLLLLLSASHIDLPFRLPDLDGCPQWELLLDTTDDGARERLPAGEETTLQARSVKLYRCVRD; encoded by the coding sequence ATGACCATCACCGATCTTCCCGCCACCCAACCCGCCCTGCTGCGGCCCGGCAGCCCCTATCCGCTGGGGGCGACCTGGGACGGCAAGGGCACCAACTTTGCCCTGTACTCCGAGAACGCGACCGGGGTGGAACTGTGCCTCTTCGACGAGGCGGGCACCGAGACGCGCGTGCCGCTGACCGAGCAGACCGCCTTCGTGTGGCACGGCTACCTGCCGGGCGTGGGGCCGGGCCAACGCTACGGCTACCGGGTCCACGGCGAGTACGCGCCCGAAAAGGGCCTGCGCTTCAATCCCAACATCGTGCTGCTCGACCCCTATGCCAAGGCGCTCGACGGCGTGGAGCAGCATGACCGGGGCATCCTGGGCTACCAGGGCGAAGACGACCTCACCATGCAGACCGCAGAGCAGCGCGGCGCTCCCCTCGGCATCGTCATCGATCCGCTGTTCAACTGGGTGGGCGATGTCAAGCCGAGCGTGCCCTTTCACCAGTCGGTGATCTACGAGGCGCACGTGCGCGGCCTGACCATGACCCACCCCGACGTGCCCGAGGCGTTGAGGGGCACCTACGCGGGGGTGGCGACCGAGCCGGTGCTGCGCTACTTGCGCGACCTCGGCATCACGGCGGTCGAATTCCTGCCCGTTCACCAGCATGTGGACGACGGCTTTCTGCTGGGCAAGGGCCTGAGCAACTACTGGGGCTACTCGACCCTGAACTTCTTCGCGCCGGAGGTCCGCTACTCGGCGGCGGCGCGGCGCGGGGACCCGGCGGGCGCGGTGCCCGAGTTCAAGAACATGGTCCGCGCCCTGCACGACGCCGGAATCGAGGTCATCCTCGACGTGGTGTACAACCACACGGCCGAGGGGAACCACATGGGGCCGACGATGAGCTTCAAGGGCATCGACAACCCCACCTACTACCGCCTGGTGGCCGACAACCCGCGCTTCTACTTCGACTACACGGGCACCGGCAACTCCCTGAACGTGCGCCATCCCCAGACGCTGCAACTCATCATGGACTCGCTGCGCTACTGGGTCACCGAGATGCATGTGGACGGCTTCCGCTTTGACCTGGCCTCCACGCTGGCGCGGGGGCTGCATGAGGTGGACCAGCTCTCGGGCTTCTTCACCATCATCCACCAGGACCCGGTGATCTCGCAGGTGAAACTCATCGCCGAGCCGTGGGACGTGGGGGAAGGCGGCTACCAGGTCGGCAACTTCCCGGTGAACTGGGCCGAGTGGAACGGCATCTACCGCGACGACATGCGGGCCTTCTGGAAGGGGGAAGGCGGGCTGGCCTCCGAGATCGGGTACCGCCTCACGGGCAGCAGCGACCTCTACCAGCGCGACGGGCGCAAGCCATACGCCTCCATCAACTTCGTGACGGCCCACGACGGCTTCACCCTGCGCGACTCGGTGACCTACGAGCAGAAGCACAACGAGGCCAACGGGGAGGGCAACGCCGACGGCCACAGCCACAACCTCACCTGGAACTGCGGGGTGGAGGGCGAGACGGACGATCCCGAGGTGAACCGCCTGCGCTCTCAGCAGCAGCGCAACTTCCTGGCGACCCTGCTGCTGGGCCAGGGCACCCCGATGCTCCTGGGCGGCGACGAGATCGGGCGCACCCAGAAGGGCAACAACAACGCCTACTGCCAGGACAACGAGATCAGTTGGTATGACTGGCAGAACATCGACGCCGACCTGCTGGCCTTCACCCGGCGGTTGATCCGGCTGCGTAAGGCGCACCCCGCCCTGCACCGCCGCAAGTTCTTCTCGGGCCGCACCATCCGCGGCGAGGACGTGCGCGACATCGTCTGGCTGCGCTTCGACGGCGCCGAGATGAGCGACGAGGACTGGAACAACCCCCAGACCCAGAGCCTGGGGATGTTCCTCGACGGCGACGGCCTCGACGACGTGGACGCGGAAGGCCGCCCGCTGAAGGACGACGACCTGCTGCTGCTGCTGTCGGCCTCGCATATCGACCTGCCCTTCCGGCTGCCCGACCTTGACGGCTGCCCGCAGTGGGAACTGCTGCTCGACACCACCGACGACGGTGCCCGCGAGCGCCTTCCCGCCGGGGAGGAAACGACCCTCCAGGCCCGGAGCGTGAAGCTCTACCGCTGCGTACGCGACTGA
- the treZ gene encoding malto-oligosyltrehalose trehalohydrolase yields the protein MRSTLPSAPAGALSSPPAPRLGAELLPGGAGTRFRVWTTTAQEVAVRMGGTDHPMTALGDNIHEVTLPVGAGTRYQFVLNGQAWPDPYARFLPDGVHGEAEVVDPAAYGWQNADWRGLPLPECVFYELHVGTFTPQGTYRAAMERLPELVELGVTAIELMPLAAFPGSRGWGYDGVALYAPHAPYGRPEDLKAFVDAAHGLGLAVFLDAVYNHFGPDGNYLGVYSPQYFTERFHTPWGAGLDYAEPHMRRLITDNARMWLHEYRFDGLRLDATQEMQDDSPVHILRELADRIHDLGGSHLLLAEDYRNLPGLVTDLHLDGMWVDDFHHEMRVTLTGDRDGYYQHYQGGAAALTHVLNRGWTYEGQHWEEWDGPRGQPADTLEAPSFVYFIQNHDQVGNRAVGDRVHHLERVTPAMYRGASTLLLTLPMTPLLFQGQEWAASSPFPFFSDHHGELGRLVSEGRKKEFGHFEGFSGEDVLDPQAEETFRQAKLDWAERESGEHARTLALYHMLLRLRRDDPVLRNRERRTLTAGHTGDVVWVRRVTDVGERLLLWNVGREAVSTEGLTLPFRLPPRTVLHSEGRPDLRLERGEALLLGTRLLGSEG from the coding sequence ATGCGCTCAACCCTTCCCAGTGCCCCTGCGGGGGCGCTGTCTTCCCCACCTGCGCCCCGACTGGGGGCCGAACTGCTGCCCGGCGGCGCGGGCACCCGCTTCCGCGTCTGGACGACCACCGCGCAGGAGGTCGCCGTGCGCATGGGCGGCACCGACCATCCCATGACCGCACTGGGAGACAACATCCATGAAGTCACCCTGCCCGTGGGCGCGGGTACCCGCTACCAGTTCGTGCTGAACGGGCAGGCGTGGCCCGACCCCTACGCCCGCTTCCTGCCGGACGGGGTTCACGGCGAGGCGGAAGTGGTGGACCCCGCCGCCTACGGGTGGCAGAACGCCGACTGGCGCGGCTTGCCCCTTCCCGAATGCGTGTTCTACGAACTGCATGTCGGCACCTTTACCCCCCAGGGCACCTACCGGGCGGCGATGGAGCGGCTGCCCGAACTGGTGGAGCTGGGCGTGACCGCCATCGAACTGATGCCGCTCGCCGCCTTCCCCGGCTCACGCGGGTGGGGCTACGACGGCGTGGCCCTATACGCTCCCCACGCGCCCTACGGCCGCCCCGAGGACCTCAAAGCCTTCGTGGACGCGGCACACGGGCTTGGGCTGGCCGTGTTCCTCGACGCCGTCTACAACCATTTCGGGCCGGACGGTAATTATCTGGGCGTGTACAGCCCGCAGTATTTCACCGAGCGCTTTCACACCCCCTGGGGCGCGGGGCTGGACTACGCCGAGCCGCATATGCGCCGCCTGATCACGGACAACGCGCGGATGTGGCTGCACGAGTACCGCTTCGACGGGCTGCGGCTGGACGCCACCCAGGAGATGCAGGACGATTCGCCGGTCCACATCCTGCGCGAGCTGGCCGACCGGATTCACGACCTGGGCGGGTCGCACCTGCTGCTCGCCGAGGACTACCGCAACCTGCCGGGGCTGGTGACCGACCTGCACCTCGACGGGATGTGGGTGGACGACTTCCACCACGAGATGCGCGTGACCCTCACTGGGGACCGCGACGGCTACTACCAGCACTATCAAGGCGGAGCGGCGGCGCTGACGCACGTGCTGAACCGGGGCTGGACTTACGAGGGGCAGCACTGGGAGGAATGGGACGGACCACGCGGCCAACCCGCCGACACGCTGGAGGCCCCCTCCTTCGTCTATTTCATCCAGAACCACGACCAGGTGGGCAACCGGGCGGTGGGCGACCGCGTGCACCATCTGGAGCGCGTCACGCCCGCGATGTACCGGGGCGCGTCCACCCTGCTGCTGACCCTGCCGATGACCCCGCTGCTGTTTCAGGGCCAGGAGTGGGCGGCGTCCAGCCCCTTCCCCTTTTTCAGCGACCACCACGGCGAGCTGGGGCGGCTGGTGTCGGAGGGCCGCAAGAAGGAATTCGGCCACTTCGAGGGGTTCTCCGGGGAGGACGTGCTCGACCCGCAGGCGGAGGAGACGTTCCGGCAGGCGAAACTCGACTGGGCCGAGCGTGAGTCGGGCGAACACGCCCGGACGTTGGCGCTGTACCACATGCTGCTGCGCCTGCGCCGCGACGACCCGGTGCTGCGGAACCGCGAGCGCCGGACCTTGACCGCCGGACACACTGGGGACGTGGTGTGGGTCCGCCGGGTCACGGACGTGGGCGAGCGCCTGTTGCTGTGGAACGTGGGCCGGGAAGCGGTGAGCACTGAGGGTCTGACCCTCCCCTTCCGCCTCCCGCCCCGGACTGTCCTCCACTCGGAAGGCCGCCCCGACCTCCGGCTGGAGCGCGGCGAGGCCCTCCTCCTGGGAACCAGGCTGCTAGGGTCGGAAGGATGA
- the treY gene encoding malto-oligosyltrehalose synthase: MTDGPTPHDPRSTSHVPSSTYRLQLHSGFDFAAARRLLPYLARLGVTDVYLSPIWTSAPGSTHGYDVTDHAAVNPALGGEAGLRRLAARARELGLGLIVDFVPNHMGIQGGHNPYWEDVLTHGQASRYAHFFDISWQPLKRALENKVLLPVLGEQYGRILERGELVLNREGGVFFLTYWERRLPISPRTLARPLTALATELTGTLPAADHAELASVARAAANLPVSTRAELTDADRLARAQESEVITRRLGALAEASRSVRTALDRMVAETNADSARLDALIQDQNYRLASWRVAAEQINYRRFFDINDLAALRMEDPRVFEWAHAKLFELIGDGILQGVRLDHTDGLYDPAGYFVALQRGAARALGHEWEPGQALPVYVVAEKILEPGEKLPEDWAIHGTTGYDFLAQLNGTFVDGASEDETTAIYRRFTGDRDSYGDHLYRGKHLIQRVSLPGEVNVLAEHLERLAEADLRFRDFTLSGLREVIRETIASFPVYRTYIREGGEREPGDDAKIEHAIRDAKAHRAAAGRDLDPSLFDFLEAVLKLDAPDKATRERYAGFALKFQQLTGPVTAKGAEDTAFYRYARLLSLNEVGGDPALFGTPPRAFHRDAQVRAERWPHAMLAGSTHDTKRGEDTRAHISVLSELPQTWAAYLSGWSGLLRGFEVETGTGRAPSALDTYTFLQNALGAYPLDGRLEGFPDRLADYALKAAREAKLRTSWAAGDAEYEEALTRVVRGLLADERFSRDLAELHRRISPYGAQNGLSAALVRLTAPGVPDTYQGAEGWNQSLVDPDNRRPVDYAWRTRTLARIEKRHAEDPARLAADLLARYEDGGVKLLVTWAALQTRRAHPELFAEGSYRPIEAGKYLLAFAREHTDEVAVTVAPRLTYTLTREKTPWALGEVWGNRQLTLPRPGTYRNVLTGERLRVRGEKVPVAKVLETFPLALLVRE; the protein is encoded by the coding sequence ATGACCGACGGCCCCACCCCCCACGATCCACGATCCACCTCCCACGTTCCGTCCTCCACCTACCGCCTCCAGCTCCACTCCGGCTTCGACTTCGCCGCCGCCCGCCGCCTGCTCCCGTACCTCGCGCGGCTGGGCGTGACGGACGTGTACCTCTCGCCAATCTGGACGAGTGCGCCGGGGTCCACCCACGGCTACGACGTGACCGACCACGCTGCGGTCAATCCGGCGCTGGGCGGCGAGGCGGGGCTGCGGCGGCTCGCGGCGCGGGCGCGGGAACTCGGGCTGGGCCTGATCGTGGACTTCGTGCCCAACCACATGGGCATTCAGGGCGGCCACAATCCCTACTGGGAGGACGTGCTGACCCACGGGCAGGCCAGCCGCTACGCGCACTTCTTCGACATCTCGTGGCAGCCGCTCAAGCGGGCGCTGGAGAACAAGGTGCTCCTGCCGGTGCTGGGCGAGCAGTACGGCCGGATTCTGGAACGCGGCGAACTGGTGCTGAACCGCGAGGGCGGCGTCTTCTTCCTGACGTACTGGGAGCGCCGATTGCCGATCTCGCCGCGCACGCTGGCCCGGCCGCTGACGGCGCTGGCGACCGAGCTGACGGGGACGCTCCCGGCCGCCGACCACGCCGAACTCGCCTCGGTCGCGCGGGCGGCGGCGAACCTCCCCGTCTCGACGAGGGCCGAGCTGACCGACGCCGACCGCCTCGCGCGGGCGCAGGAGTCGGAGGTCATCACCCGGCGGCTGGGGGCGCTGGCGGAGGCGTCGCGCTCAGTGAGGACGGCGCTTGACCGGATGGTGGCGGAGACGAACGCCGACTCCGCCCGCCTCGATGCGCTGATTCAGGACCAGAACTACCGCCTCGCCTCCTGGCGGGTCGCGGCCGAGCAGATCAACTACCGCCGCTTCTTCGACATCAACGACCTCGCGGCGCTGCGGATGGAAGACCCGCGCGTCTTCGAGTGGGCGCACGCCAAGCTGTTCGAGTTGATTGGAGACGGCATCTTGCAGGGCGTGCGGCTGGACCACACCGACGGCCTGTACGACCCTGCCGGGTACTTCGTGGCCCTGCAACGGGGGGCGGCGCGGGCGCTGGGGCACGAGTGGGAGCCGGGCCAGGCGCTCCCCGTCTACGTGGTGGCCGAGAAGATTCTGGAACCCGGCGAGAAGTTGCCCGAGGACTGGGCCATCCACGGCACGACGGGCTACGACTTCCTCGCGCAACTGAACGGCACCTTCGTGGACGGAGCGAGCGAGGACGAGACCACCGCGATCTACCGCCGCTTCACCGGGGACCGGGACAGCTACGGCGACCACCTCTACCGGGGCAAGCACCTGATTCAGCGCGTTTCGCTGCCCGGCGAGGTCAACGTGCTCGCCGAGCATCTGGAACGGCTGGCCGAGGCGGACCTAAGATTCCGCGACTTCACGCTGAGCGGGCTGCGCGAGGTCATCCGCGAAACCATCGCCTCTTTCCCCGTCTACCGCACCTATATCCGCGAGGGCGGCGAGCGCGAACCCGGCGACGACGCCAAGATCGAACATGCGATCCGTGACGCCAAGGCGCACCGGGCGGCGGCGGGGCGCGACCTCGACCCCAGCCTGTTCGACTTTCTGGAGGCGGTGCTGAAGCTGGACGCCCCCGACAAGGCCACCCGCGAACGCTACGCGGGCTTCGCGCTGAAGTTCCAGCAGCTCACCGGGCCGGTCACGGCGAAGGGGGCCGAGGACACGGCCTTTTACCGCTACGCTCGGCTGCTCTCCCTGAACGAGGTGGGCGGCGATCCGGCGCTGTTCGGCACCCCGCCGAGGGCCTTCCACCGGGACGCGCAGGTCCGCGCCGAGCGGTGGCCCCACGCCATGCTCGCGGGCTCGACCCACGACACCAAGCGCGGCGAGGACACCCGCGCCCACATCTCGGTGCTGTCCGAGCTGCCGCAGACGTGGGCGGCGTACCTCAGCGGCTGGTCGGGCCTGCTGCGCGGCTTCGAGGTAGAGACGGGGACGGGCCGCGCTCCTTCCGCGCTGGACACTTACACTTTCCTACAAAACGCACTGGGGGCCTACCCGCTGGACGGGCGATTAGAGGGCTTCCCCGACCGCCTGGCCGACTATGCCCTCAAAGCCGCCCGCGAAGCCAAGCTGCGAACGAGCTGGGCCGCTGGCGACGCCGAGTACGAGGAGGCGCTGACGAGGGTGGTGCGCGGGCTGCTGGCCGACGAGCGCTTCTCGCGCGACCTCGCCGAGCTGCACCGCCGTATCAGCCCGTATGGAGCGCAGAACGGGCTCTCGGCGGCGCTCGTGCGCCTGACCGCCCCCGGCGTCCCCGACACCTACCAGGGGGCCGAGGGCTGGAACCAGAGCCTCGTGGACCCCGACAACCGCCGCCCGGTGGACTACGCGTGGCGCACCCGGACGTTGGCCCGCATCGAGAAGCGCCACGCCGAGGACCCCGCCCGCCTCGCCGCCGACCTCCTCGCCCGCTACGAGGACGGTGGGGTCAAGCTGCTGGTGACCTGGGCGGCCCTGCAAACCCGCCGCGCCCACCCGGAGCTGTTCGCGGAGGGCAGTTACCGACCCATCGAGGCCGGGAAGTACCTGCTCGCCTTCGCCCGCGAGCATACGGATGAGGTGGCGGTCACCGTCGCTCCCCGCCTCACCTACACCCTCACCCGCGAGAAGACCCCCTGGGCGCTGGGCGAGGTCTGGGGCAACCGCCAGCTCACCCTGCCGCGCCCCGGCACCTACCGCAACGTGCTCACGGGTGAACGTCTGCGCGTGCGCGGCGAGAAGGTGCCCGTGGCGAAGGTGCTGGAGACGTTCCCGCTGGCGCTGCTGGTGCGGGAGTAG
- a CDS encoding Bax inhibitor-1/YccA family protein: MQLTATRTENLVRTFMARTYSWMAAGLALTAGVAYLTAQNEVLAAQVFGWRWGLIIAQLVIVFALSGLAHRMNSAVAGMLFIAYAALTGLTFSSLLLAYDPSAVTAAFLTTAGTFGAMSVAGFVIKKDLSAMGRFFMFAVLGLFIAMIVNLFVASSALTLGLSVIGVLLFAGLTAYDTQMLRNLALSGIQGEMAERAAINGALALYLDFVNMFLFILRLFGFAGGSDD, translated from the coding sequence ATGCAACTGACCGCAACCCGGACGGAAAATCTGGTTCGCACCTTCATGGCGCGGACGTACTCGTGGATGGCGGCGGGCCTGGCCCTGACTGCTGGAGTCGCCTACCTGACGGCGCAAAACGAGGTGCTGGCCGCGCAGGTCTTCGGCTGGCGCTGGGGCCTGATCATCGCGCAACTCGTGATCGTGTTTGCCCTGAGCGGGCTGGCGCACCGCATGAACAGCGCGGTGGCGGGCATGCTCTTTATCGCCTACGCGGCGCTGACGGGCCTGACCTTCAGCTCGCTGCTGCTGGCCTATGACCCCTCGGCGGTGACGGCGGCCTTCCTGACCACGGCGGGCACCTTCGGGGCGATGAGCGTGGCGGGCTTCGTGATCAAGAAGGACCTCAGCGCGATGGGCCGCTTCTTCATGTTCGCGGTACTGGGGCTCTTTATCGCCATGATCGTCAACCTGTTCGTGGCGAGCAGCGCCCTGACCCTGGGCCTCAGTGTGATCGGCGTGCTGCTCTTCGCGGGCCTGACCGCCTACGACACCCAGATGCTACGCAACCTCGCCCTCAGCGGGATTCAGGGCGAGATGGCCGAGCGGGCGGCGATCAACGGGGCGCTCGCCCTGTACCTCGATTTCGTGAACATGTTCCTGTTTATCCTGCGCCTGTTCGGGTTCGCGGGCGGCAGCGACGACTGA